One segment of Natronosalvus halobius DNA contains the following:
- a CDS encoding methylglyoxal synthase, with product MVRLALIAHDEKKDDLIAFVREYEDVLADYDLIATGTTGKRLLQATDLEIERKESGPLGGDLMIGSEVAQDRLDGIVFLRDPLTAQPHEPDISALLRICDVRDTALATNLASARYLLEGIDDVS from the coding sequence ATGGTTCGACTCGCACTCATCGCTCACGACGAGAAGAAAGACGACCTCATCGCGTTCGTCCGCGAGTACGAGGACGTCCTCGCCGACTACGACCTCATCGCAACGGGCACGACTGGCAAACGCCTCCTCCAGGCAACCGACCTCGAGATCGAACGGAAGGAATCGGGACCCCTTGGCGGGGACCTGATGATCGGCAGTGAGGTCGCCCAGGATCGTCTCGACGGGATCGTCTTCCTGCGCGATCCGCTCACGGCCCAGCCACACGAGCCAGACATCTCGGCACTCTTGCGGATCTGTGACGTCCGCGATACCGCCCTGGCGACGAATCTCGCGAGCGCGCGATACCTGCTCGAGGGTATCGACGACGTGTCGTAA
- a CDS encoding VOC family protein produces the protein MDGDDLPPMRVDHTGIAVESITDAEPLLFALGCEKIHEEPSKYGSFTWATYVLGGASRLELIAPQPGSDSFLTDYLEANGPGLHHVTLEVADLEAAIEALEAAAVSVIDHNEFETWGEAFVSPANPTGVLFQLMEYYEGYAGERDAGCRLFVDGTPLE, from the coding sequence ATGGACGGGGACGACCTGCCGCCGATGCGCGTCGATCACACCGGAATCGCCGTCGAATCGATCACCGACGCCGAACCACTCCTGTTTGCGCTGGGCTGTGAGAAAATCCACGAGGAGCCGAGCAAGTACGGCTCGTTCACCTGGGCGACCTACGTACTCGGTGGCGCCTCTCGGCTCGAACTCATCGCTCCGCAACCGGGGTCGGACTCCTTTCTGACCGACTACCTGGAGGCGAACGGCCCCGGCCTCCACCACGTCACCCTCGAGGTGGCCGACCTCGAGGCCGCGATCGAAGCACTCGAGGCGGCGGCGGTGTCGGTCATCGATCACAACGAGTTCGAGACGTGGGGCGAGGCGTTCGTCTCTCCGGCGAATCCCACGGGCGTCCTCTTTCAGTTGATGGAGTACTACGAGGGGTACGCCGGTGAACGAGACGCAGGCTGTCGATTGTTCGTCGACGGAACACCTCTCGAGTGA
- a CDS encoding aldehyde dehydrogenase family protein: MSYTGPMDLYIDGEWADGEGGDRIETVDPANETTYATVAAASESDVDAAVSAADAALERGSEWASLDPAERAAYLQAFADQLEDWKDEIALVESHDNGKTQFEATLEVGMVIDTFRYYAGWADKLAGDQIPVPGDRLDYTIREPVGVTGHIVPWNYPFQLAGRSLAPALACGNTAVVKPSSQTPLSALYYAKAAEEVGLPDGVLNVVPGRGSVAGAALAEHEGVDHVAFTGSTEIGKRVMGQAADSVTGVTLELGGKGPNIIFPDADLEAASKGVHYGIFMNAGQMCWAGSRLVVHEDIHDEVVDNVVAGAENTPLGNGIDDDARMGPLVSESHRDEVADYVETGLEEGATVATGGEVPDREGYFLEPTVLTDVTNDMTVAREEIFGPVLSVIEVESEEEALEVANDSPYGLLAGVWTNDLSRAHRFARDLEYGMVSVNEYPVTFPQTPFGGVKESGEGREQGAEAIGEYTQAKNVNINFE, encoded by the coding sequence ATGAGCTACACGGGTCCAATGGACCTCTACATCGACGGTGAATGGGCCGACGGCGAAGGCGGCGACCGGATCGAGACGGTCGACCCCGCGAACGAGACGACCTACGCGACAGTCGCGGCGGCGAGTGAATCAGACGTGGACGCCGCCGTGTCGGCGGCCGACGCCGCGCTCGAACGCGGCAGCGAGTGGGCTTCGCTCGACCCCGCCGAACGGGCGGCATACTTGCAGGCGTTTGCGGACCAGCTCGAAGACTGGAAGGACGAAATCGCTCTCGTGGAATCTCACGACAACGGCAAGACGCAGTTCGAGGCGACCCTCGAGGTTGGGATGGTCATCGACACGTTCCGGTACTACGCCGGCTGGGCGGACAAGCTCGCGGGCGACCAGATTCCCGTCCCCGGTGACCGCCTCGATTACACCATCCGCGAACCCGTCGGCGTGACGGGCCACATCGTCCCGTGGAACTATCCGTTCCAGTTGGCGGGGCGCAGCCTCGCCCCGGCACTTGCGTGTGGAAACACCGCCGTGGTCAAGCCCTCGAGCCAGACGCCCCTCTCCGCGCTGTACTACGCGAAGGCAGCCGAGGAAGTGGGGCTTCCCGATGGCGTGCTCAACGTCGTCCCCGGCCGCGGAAGCGTCGCCGGAGCAGCGCTGGCCGAACACGAGGGCGTCGACCACGTGGCCTTCACTGGCAGCACGGAAATCGGCAAGCGCGTGATGGGCCAGGCCGCCGACAGCGTCACCGGCGTCACCCTCGAACTCGGCGGAAAGGGCCCCAATATCATCTTCCCCGACGCGGACCTCGAGGCCGCATCGAAGGGCGTCCACTACGGCATCTTCATGAACGCTGGGCAGATGTGCTGGGCGGGATCCCGACTGGTCGTCCACGAGGACATTCACGACGAGGTCGTCGACAACGTCGTCGCCGGCGCCGAGAACACGCCGCTCGGGAACGGCATCGACGACGACGCGCGGATGGGCCCGCTCGTCAGCGAGAGTCACCGGGACGAGGTCGCCGACTACGTCGAAACCGGCCTCGAGGAGGGCGCGACCGTCGCGACCGGCGGCGAGGTTCCTGACCGGGAGGGCTACTTCCTCGAGCCGACCGTGTTGACTGACGTGACCAACGACATGACCGTTGCCCGCGAGGAGATCTTCGGACCGGTGCTCTCGGTCATCGAGGTTGAGAGCGAGGAGGAGGCGCTCGAGGTCGCCAACGACTCGCCCTACGGCCTGCTCGCCGGCGTCTGGACGAACGACCTCTCGCGGGCCCACCGCTTCGCCCGCGACCTCGAGTACGGGATGGTGAGCGTCAACGAGTATCCAGTTACCTTCCCGCAGACGCCGTTCGGCGGTGTCAAGGAGAGCGGCGAGGGCCGCGAGCAGGGCGCCGAAGCTATCGGCGAGTACACACAGGCAAAGAACGTGAACATCAACTTCGAGTAG
- the paaK gene encoding phenylacetate--CoA ligase PaaK, with amino-acid sequence MSTADERIPREERRNLQTKRLRETVERARENVPFYEKRLTAAGVTADDIETLQDVTKLPFTTKADFRDTYPDGLFAVDNEDIVRIHASSGTTGKPKIVAYTAGDLEIWNEVMERAMRAAGLDAGDTVQNAYGYGLFTGGLGFHAGAESLGATVIPTSSGNTQRQVELAADLESDALCCTPSYALYFAERAREMGIDPRELPLSAVLYGAEPCTEPMREAIEERLGVTGIENYGLSELIGPGVAVECAHVQDGLHIQTDHFYPEVVDPDSGEPLPPGEEGELVLTSLTKEALPVLRYRTGDMTTLIEAPCECGRTTIRMDGVTGRADDLLIVRGVNLYPSQLEAVILEFDAVAPQYRIDLSREDALDRLEVTVELERGFDGDEEALRERLLEAISSTLSLTPDTLALVEYGSIERTEVGKVKRVYDHR; translated from the coding sequence ATGTCAACAGCCGACGAACGAATCCCGCGCGAGGAACGCCGGAATCTGCAGACGAAGCGGCTCCGTGAGACCGTCGAACGTGCTCGAGAGAACGTCCCATTTTACGAGAAGCGACTCACAGCGGCGGGCGTCACGGCCGACGACATCGAGACGCTCCAGGACGTCACCAAACTCCCCTTTACGACGAAAGCCGACTTTCGGGACACCTACCCCGACGGCCTGTTCGCCGTCGACAACGAGGACATCGTCCGCATCCACGCCTCCTCGGGAACCACCGGAAAGCCGAAGATCGTCGCCTACACCGCGGGCGACCTCGAAATCTGGAACGAGGTGATGGAGCGAGCCATGCGGGCCGCCGGCCTCGACGCGGGCGATACGGTCCAGAACGCCTACGGCTACGGACTCTTCACCGGCGGCCTCGGCTTCCACGCCGGGGCGGAGTCGCTCGGAGCGACGGTGATTCCGACGAGCAGCGGTAACACCCAGCGCCAGGTTGAACTCGCCGCAGACCTCGAGAGCGACGCGCTCTGCTGTACGCCCTCCTACGCGCTGTACTTCGCCGAACGGGCCAGGGAGATGGGGATCGACCCCCGAGAACTCCCGCTGTCTGCCGTCCTCTACGGCGCTGAACCCTGTACCGAGCCAATGCGGGAGGCCATCGAGGAGCGTCTCGGCGTGACCGGCATCGAGAACTACGGCCTCTCGGAACTGATTGGCCCCGGCGTGGCCGTCGAGTGCGCACACGTCCAGGACGGCCTGCACATCCAGACCGACCACTTCTACCCCGAGGTGGTCGACCCCGACTCCGGCGAACCCCTGCCGCCTGGCGAGGAGGGCGAACTCGTGCTCACCTCGCTCACGAAGGAGGCCCTGCCCGTGCTTCGATACCGGACCGGCGACATGACCACCCTGATCGAAGCGCCCTGTGAGTGTGGCCGAACCACGATTCGGATGGACGGCGTCACCGGCCGCGCCGACGACCTGCTGATCGTCCGCGGCGTCAACCTCTATCCCAGCCAGCTCGAAGCCGTGATCCTGGAGTTCGATGCCGTCGCCCCCCAGTACCGGATCGACCTCTCTCGCGAGGATGCGCTCGACCGGCTCGAGGTGACGGTGGAACTCGAGCGTGGGTTCGACGGGGACGAAGAAGCGCTCCGAGAACGGTTGCTCGAGGCGATCTCGAGCACGCTCTCGTTGACGCCCGACACGCTCGCCCTCGTCGAGTACGGCTCGATCGAGCGGACCGAGGTCGGGAAGGTCAAGCGGGTGTACGACCACCGCTGA
- the paaE gene encoding 1,2-phenylacetyl-CoA epoxidase subunit PaaE, translating into MRETDPSVMTSGEASGAECPYCESTNTVREHPKGPSLCRSMHYCNECQQPFEKFE; encoded by the coding sequence ATGCGCGAGACCGATCCATCCGTGATGACGAGCGGCGAGGCGTCGGGAGCGGAGTGTCCGTACTGCGAGTCGACGAACACCGTTCGCGAGCATCCGAAGGGGCCGTCGCTGTGTCGCTCGATGCACTACTGCAACGAGTGCCAGCAGCCGTTCGAGAAGTTCGAGTAG
- the paaD gene encoding 1,2-phenylacetyl-CoA epoxidase subunit PaaD, with the protein MNRNTPSDVDADTDAALEANPPTESVDETNDDLEPGAQFDPDPDAESESEATPCSYTDYRSGEAVEDLPATGEDATGVEAAVWDALYGVEDPEMPVSIVDLGLIYGLALEDGHATVDMTLTYSGCPARDMLQDEIRETVADVDGVESVDLRLVWSPGWTIEMVTEQGRSDLREFGLSV; encoded by the coding sequence ATGAACCGTAATACACCATCTGACGTCGACGCCGACACCGATGCCGCGCTCGAGGCCAACCCACCGACCGAGAGTGTCGACGAAACGAACGACGACCTCGAGCCGGGAGCGCAGTTCGACCCGGACCCGGACGCCGAGAGCGAGAGCGAGGCGACCCCGTGTTCGTACACCGACTACCGATCCGGCGAGGCCGTCGAGGACCTCCCAGCCACCGGCGAGGACGCGACGGGCGTCGAAGCCGCCGTCTGGGACGCCCTCTACGGGGTCGAGGATCCCGAGATGCCAGTCAGCATCGTCGACCTCGGCCTGATCTACGGGCTCGCGCTCGAGGACGGCCACGCCACCGTCGACATGACGCTGACGTACTCGGGCTGTCCCGCGCGGGACATGCTCCAGGACGAGATTCGAGAGACCGTCGCGGACGTCGACGGCGTCGAATCGGTCGACCTCCGCCTCGTCTGGAGTCCCGGCTGGACCATCGAGATGGTGACCGAACAGGGTCGATCCGACCTGCGGGAGTTCGGGTTGAGTGTCTAA
- the paaC gene encoding 1,2-phenylacetyl-CoA epoxidase subunit PaaC, protein MASAESVTADDLSTDERDALEALLLRLADDEFVLAERYTEWQVRSPTLESDLALSNNAQDELGHARLWYDVLEDLGYEEHELIYEREADAWRHSTLVERPFPEGDWANAIVRHYLYDVAEKRRLEALEDSAYSKLADRVGKIQAEERYHLEHAQNWMERLADDEEDDGGRERLQQAVDRLFPYALTLFAPVDDETETAIEEAGFRDATLEELATDWANEVVPFLEGLGLDVPIGEDDVLDLDPDVPRGRDGDHTDTWADLREEFTSTYRELGRSGATRIMEKPE, encoded by the coding sequence ATGGCGAGTGCCGAATCCGTCACGGCCGACGACCTCTCGACTGACGAACGAGACGCGCTCGAGGCGCTGTTGCTCCGGCTGGCGGACGACGAATTCGTCCTCGCCGAGCGCTACACCGAGTGGCAGGTCCGCTCGCCGACCCTCGAGTCCGACCTCGCACTGTCGAACAACGCCCAGGACGAACTCGGTCACGCCCGCCTCTGGTACGACGTACTCGAGGACCTGGGCTACGAGGAACACGAACTCATCTACGAGCGCGAGGCCGACGCCTGGCGCCACAGTACCCTCGTCGAACGGCCGTTCCCCGAGGGCGACTGGGCAAACGCCATCGTCCGCCACTACCTCTACGACGTGGCCGAGAAGCGTCGCCTCGAAGCGCTCGAGGACTCGGCGTACTCGAAGCTCGCCGACCGCGTCGGCAAGATCCAGGCCGAGGAACGTTACCACCTGGAGCACGCCCAGAACTGGATGGAGCGGCTGGCTGACGACGAGGAAGACGACGGCGGCCGAGAACGCCTCCAACAGGCCGTCGACCGGCTGTTCCCGTACGCGCTGACCCTGTTCGCCCCCGTCGACGACGAGACCGAGACGGCGATCGAGGAAGCCGGCTTCCGGGACGCCACGCTCGAGGAGTTGGCCACCGACTGGGCGAACGAGGTCGTGCCGTTCCTCGAGGGACTGGGACTCGATGTGCCGATCGGTGAGGACGACGTCCTGGACCTCGATCCGGACGTCCCGCGCGGGCGTGACGGCGACCACACCGACACCTGGGCGGACCTCCGCGAGGAGTTCACCAGCACCTACCGCGAACTGGGTCGCTCGGGGGCGACAAGGATCATGGAGAAACCGGAGTAA
- the paaB gene encoding 1,2-phenylacetyl-CoA epoxidase subunit PaaB, with amino-acid sequence MIWEVFRQEEQGGYHTHCGNVHAPDREMARQFAAIQHGRRKATNSLWVVPKEEVAEIDADETSFGGTTDKSYRWGPTYKSDVDHAAEVIESDKEQEAAERQRSKAQGDD; translated from the coding sequence ATGATCTGGGAAGTATTCCGACAGGAAGAGCAAGGTGGATACCACACCCACTGCGGCAACGTCCACGCGCCCGACCGCGAGATGGCCAGGCAGTTCGCGGCCATCCAGCACGGCCGGCGCAAGGCGACCAACAGCCTCTGGGTCGTCCCGAAGGAAGAGGTCGCGGAGATCGACGCTGACGAGACCTCCTTCGGCGGCACGACCGACAAGAGCTACCGCTGGGGACCGACCTACAAGTCCGACGTCGACCACGCCGCCGAGGTCATCGAATCGGACAAGGAACAGGAAGCGGCCGAACGACAGCGCTCGAAAGCGCAGGGTGACGACTGA
- the paaA gene encoding 1,2-phenylacetyl-CoA epoxidase subunit PaaA, whose amino-acid sequence MDIDTVKERAGPREFSPADDMPLEYREAATRMIEFHANSEIMGAYLERPFIRQAPSIDRKLAFSAKVQDEIGHGQLLYRAAESLGVKTREEMLDDLANGKGKFLNCFHYPMDSWVETPMIAFFVDGAAMRRQATLRRTSWEPYAHAMDKVCFEEGFHVKHGESILAELMTGSKKEQEMTQEAFETWWPRIIQFFGPTNDKSTHHDFSAAVGLKAQSNDDLRSMFLREYIPKAERYGLEIPDEPRIRETDNGYEVVEDDLDWDEFFQIAKNDFEPGLGQIDGRKQAQDAVQWVRDSLEWENRPAGSPKPQAAD is encoded by the coding sequence ATGGACATCGACACCGTCAAAGAACGGGCCGGGCCGCGGGAGTTCAGCCCCGCGGACGACATGCCCCTCGAGTACCGGGAGGCCGCCACCCGGATGATCGAGTTCCACGCCAACAGCGAGATCATGGGGGCGTACCTCGAGCGGCCGTTCATTCGACAGGCACCGAGCATCGACCGCAAACTGGCCTTCTCGGCGAAGGTGCAGGACGAAATTGGCCACGGGCAGTTGCTCTACCGCGCGGCGGAATCGCTGGGCGTGAAGACGCGCGAGGAGATGCTCGACGACCTCGCTAACGGGAAGGGGAAATTCCTCAACTGCTTCCACTACCCGATGGACAGCTGGGTCGAGACGCCGATGATCGCCTTCTTCGTCGACGGCGCCGCGATGCGCCGCCAGGCGACGCTGCGACGCACTAGCTGGGAGCCCTACGCCCACGCCATGGACAAGGTGTGCTTCGAGGAGGGGTTCCACGTCAAACACGGCGAGAGCATCCTCGCGGAGCTGATGACCGGCTCGAAGAAAGAACAGGAGATGACCCAGGAGGCCTTCGAGACCTGGTGGCCCCGGATCATCCAGTTCTTCGGACCGACCAACGACAAGAGCACCCACCACGACTTCTCCGCCGCAGTGGGACTCAAAGCGCAGTCCAACGACGACCTGCGCTCGATGTTCCTCCGGGAGTACATCCCGAAGGCCGAGCGCTACGGCCTCGAGATTCCCGACGAGCCACGCATCCGCGAGACCGACAACGGCTACGAGGTCGTCGAGGACGACTTAGACTGGGACGAGTTCTTCCAGATCGCGAAGAACGACTTCGAGCCCGGTCTCGGCCAGATCGACGGCCGCAAGCAGGCCCAGGACGCCGTCCAGTGGGTCCGCGACAGTCTCGAGTGGGAGAACCGACCGGCCGGCAGCCCGAAACCACAGGCGGCTGACTGA
- a CDS encoding helix-turn-helix domain-containing protein codes for MIEECLAVEFRVQDDDCPLAEATSAVDLEVHAQAPQLRADGYDLLQFSSPRNDHFVETLDADDRIRYLHVTEVDGRYRFRCLSKHPCVVHDLINGGLIVETLRYRNGAATVFGAVVGRDVLKNVMETAGDTVGVRLERVYPMESEAQEAPSQQWDLTPAQEECLRVAVELGYFEIPRATSSEAVAAELGISKSAFLERRRRAEEALFRQIFA; via the coding sequence ATGATCGAGGAGTGTCTCGCCGTCGAATTCCGGGTCCAGGACGACGATTGTCCGCTCGCCGAGGCGACCAGTGCCGTCGACCTCGAGGTCCACGCTCAGGCGCCACAACTTCGGGCCGACGGCTACGACCTGCTGCAGTTTAGCTCGCCGCGAAACGACCACTTCGTCGAGACGCTCGACGCGGACGACCGTATCCGCTACCTCCACGTCACCGAGGTCGACGGGCGGTACCGATTCCGGTGTCTCTCGAAGCACCCCTGCGTGGTCCACGACCTGATCAACGGCGGCCTGATCGTCGAGACGCTCCGGTACCGAAACGGCGCCGCTACGGTCTTCGGGGCCGTCGTCGGTCGGGACGTGCTCAAGAACGTGATGGAGACGGCGGGCGATACGGTGGGTGTGCGCCTCGAGCGCGTCTACCCCATGGAGTCGGAAGCCCAGGAGGCCCCGAGCCAGCAGTGGGATCTGACGCCCGCCCAGGAGGAGTGTCTCCGGGTTGCCGTGGAACTGGGGTACTTCGAGATCCCGCGGGCGACGAGTTCGGAGGCGGTGGCGGCGGAACTGGGCATCAGCAAGTCGGCGTTCCTGGAGCGGCGGCGACGGGCGGAAGAGGCGCTGTTTCGACAGATTTTCGCGTGA
- the paaI gene encoding hydroxyphenylacetyl-CoA thioesterase PaaI, which translates to MADIDALREHIENDPYCATLGIDLVDFEPGLARTELEVTEDLTNFHGTPHGGAVYSLADAAFAAASNSHGETAVALETNISYLEAVDVGDVLTATAEESHVAGSTAEYEVVVTDEDDDRIATFRGRVYILG; encoded by the coding sequence ATGGCAGACATCGACGCCCTGCGCGAGCACATCGAGAACGATCCCTACTGTGCGACCCTCGGCATCGACCTCGTCGACTTCGAACCCGGCCTCGCCCGGACCGAACTCGAGGTCACCGAGGACCTGACGAACTTCCACGGAACGCCCCACGGCGGGGCGGTCTACTCGCTGGCCGATGCGGCGTTCGCCGCGGCGTCGAATTCCCACGGCGAGACGGCTGTGGCCCTCGAGACGAACATCTCCTACCTCGAGGCGGTGGACGTGGGCGATGTCCTGACTGCGACTGCGGAGGAGAGTCACGTCGCCGGCAGTACCGCGGAGTACGAGGTCGTGGTCACCGACGAGGACGACGACCGGATCGCCACCTTCCGCGGTCGTGTGTACATTCTCGGTTGA
- the paaK gene encoding phenylacetate--CoA ligase PaaK, with protein sequence MAYQAIEAAPRSELRECQNERLQETVRNAYENVDHYRNALEDAGLTPDDIETVDDITKLPFTTKEDFRDEYPDGLFAVDNEDIVRIHASSGTTGKPKIVSYTQNDVDVWGDAVARCLDAAGLDAGDTVQNAYGYGLFTGGLGLHYGVEELGATVIPIGGGNTQRQVEMLEDLGSDAIACTPSYALYLAETAADMGVDIEDLPLRVVIFGAEPCTDPMREAIEERLGVKGIDIYGLSEIVGPGVSIECVEAQEGLHIHEDRFYPEIVDPDTGEPLPEGEEGELVLTTLSKEALPVLRYRTGDLTTLSSGECECGRTTIRMDNVTGRSDDLVIVRGVNFYPSEVEDVVLEFDEVAPHYRIDLDRENNLDTLEITIECEHDFEGDREELRDRVLTRLQNVLSFTPDTLTIEEPGGIERTEVGKVKRVYDHR encoded by the coding sequence ATGGCCTACCAGGCAATAGAGGCCGCTCCACGGAGTGAACTCCGGGAGTGCCAGAACGAACGCTTACAGGAAACGGTGCGAAACGCCTACGAAAACGTCGACCACTATCGAAACGCACTCGAGGACGCCGGGCTCACCCCCGACGACATCGAGACGGTTGACGACATCACGAAGCTCCCCTTCACGACGAAAGAGGACTTCCGCGACGAGTACCCCGACGGCCTGTTCGCCGTCGACAACGAGGACATCGTCCGGATCCACGCCTCCTCGGGAACGACGGGGAAGCCGAAGATCGTCTCCTACACGCAGAACGACGTGGACGTCTGGGGCGACGCCGTCGCCCGATGCCTCGATGCCGCTGGCCTCGACGCGGGCGATACGGTCCAGAACGCCTACGGCTACGGGCTCTTCACCGGCGGCCTCGGACTCCACTACGGCGTCGAGGAACTGGGCGCGACCGTGATCCCGATCGGCGGCGGCAACACCCAGCGCCAGGTCGAGATGCTCGAGGATCTCGGGAGCGACGCCATCGCCTGCACGCCCTCCTACGCGCTGTACCTCGCCGAGACCGCAGCGGACATGGGCGTCGACATCGAGGACCTCCCGTTGCGGGTGGTTATCTTCGGTGCCGAACCCTGCACGGACCCGATGCGCGAGGCCATCGAGGAGCGCCTCGGCGTCAAGGGAATCGACATCTACGGCCTCTCCGAGATCGTCGGCCCCGGCGTCTCCATCGAGTGCGTGGAGGCCCAGGAGGGGCTGCACATCCACGAGGACCGGTTCTACCCCGAAATCGTCGATCCGGACACCGGCGAGCCTCTGCCAGAGGGTGAGGAGGGCGAACTCGTGCTCACGACGCTCTCGAAGGAGGCCCTGCCGGTGCTCCGGTACCGAACTGGCGACCTCACGACGCTCTCCAGCGGGGAGTGTGAGTGCGGACGTACCACGATCCGCATGGACAACGTCACCGGTCGCTCCGACGACCTCGTGATCGTTCGTGGGGTCAACTTCTACCCGAGTGAGGTCGAGGACGTCGTCCTCGAGTTCGACGAGGTGGCGCCCCACTATCGGATCGACCTGGACAGAGAGAACAACCTGGACACCCTCGAGATCACCATCGAGTGCGAGCACGACTTCGAGGGCGACCGCGAGGAACTCCGCGATCGGGTGCTCACCCGCCTTCAGAACGTGCTCTCGTTCACCCCCGATACACTCACGATCGAGGAACCGGGCGGGATCGAGCGGACGGAAGTTGGGAAGGTCAAGCGGGTTTACGACCACCGCTAA
- a CDS encoding thiolase domain-containing protein, protein MRDVYVIGAGQTAFGSFPERGYRELFAEAYAAARDRVDHDLDTDDIDEAVVATLGVGGRQIGLSGPAVTEHVGLHNVPCSRIENACGAGGFAVRQGVQAIKSGMADVVLAGGFEVMTDMSGDTTKYWLGVSGETEWERLTGTTFSGVYAQMASAYLDAHDATPEDLSRVAVKNHANGAKNPKAHLGFECSLEDAVAAPTVADPLNLYHCCPTSDGAAAVLLASEDVVAEYTDERVRVAGVGAASERVGLAERDNYTSISASQEAGRRAYERAEIGPEDLDFAEVHDCFAIAELIAYEDLGFCEPGEAPQLLREGVTDPDGDLPVNTSGGLKSKGHPIGATGTGQVVEVFDQLTGNAGDRQLEDPRYGLTHNVGGSGGATAVHIFEQEVAR, encoded by the coding sequence ATGCGGGACGTCTACGTCATCGGCGCTGGACAGACCGCCTTCGGTTCGTTCCCGGAGCGAGGCTACCGGGAACTGTTCGCGGAGGCGTACGCGGCCGCGAGAGACCGGGTCGACCACGACCTGGACACAGACGACATCGACGAGGCGGTCGTCGCCACTCTCGGCGTCGGCGGCCGCCAGATCGGCCTCTCTGGGCCGGCCGTCACGGAACACGTCGGATTGCACAACGTGCCCTGCTCGCGGATCGAGAACGCCTGCGGCGCCGGCGGCTTCGCCGTCCGCCAGGGCGTCCAGGCGATCAAGAGCGGCATGGCCGACGTCGTCCTCGCGGGCGGTTTCGAGGTCATGACCGACATGTCCGGCGACACCACGAAGTACTGGCTCGGCGTCTCCGGTGAAACCGAGTGGGAACGCCTCACCGGGACCACCTTCTCTGGCGTGTACGCCCAGATGGCCAGCGCCTACCTGGACGCCCACGACGCGACCCCCGAGGACCTCTCGCGAGTTGCCGTCAAGAACCACGCCAACGGGGCCAAGAACCCGAAGGCTCACCTCGGCTTCGAGTGCTCGCTCGAGGACGCCGTCGCGGCGCCAACGGTCGCCGACCCCCTCAACCTCTACCACTGCTGTCCGACCTCCGACGGGGCTGCCGCCGTGCTCCTCGCCAGTGAGGACGTCGTGGCCGAGTACACCGACGAGCGCGTTCGCGTCGCGGGCGTCGGCGCGGCCAGCGAGCGGGTCGGCCTCGCCGAACGCGACAACTACACGAGTATCTCGGCCTCCCAGGAAGCCGGCAGACGGGCCTACGAGCGCGCGGAAATCGGTCCCGAGGACCTCGACTTCGCGGAGGTCCACGATTGCTTCGCCATCGCGGAACTCATCGCTTACGAGGACCTGGGGTTCTGTGAACCCGGCGAGGCTCCACAACTGCTCCGCGAGGGCGTCACCGACCCGGACGGCGACCTCCCGGTCAACACCTCCGGTGGCCTCAAGTCGAAAGGCCACCCCATCGGCGCGACCGGCACCGGACAGGTCGTCGAGGTCTTCGATCAACTGACCGGGAACGCGGGCGACCGCCAGCTCGAGGACCCGCGCTACGGCCTCACGCACAACGTGGGTGGGAGCGGCGGCGCGACGGCGGTCCATATCTTCGAGCAGGAGGTGGCGCGATGA